ACCTCGTTCTTTTTTGTCCTGTTGTTGCTGAACCCTGGGGCTGTCACATTTATCTCCTGGACAATCAATGGCTTCGGTCCGTAACAGGCCGTTTGCCGAGCGCTTGTTCATTCCTGCGAACTTCTGTTCTGCCCAATTTTGGTCCCTGACCGTTCCCGTCAGGAACTCGACGAAACAGCCTTGCACGACGACGACTTCCAAAGCCGTAGCCTTCCGTTCAAAGTGGATTCCCATTCCGACATTGCAGTATTCGTTTTGGCCTTCGCGCGGCACAGCCAAGGGGCGCGGTATCCCGGCGATTTTTGTTCTGGAAAAGCAGCGCACGGCAGAGTGCATTCGGCCGTCAGGCAGAGTCTTGGCATGGTTTCGTAGGCGAAAGCGTTGGCGGGAGATTGTCAGAGGAAGCCTGCCTGACTAAACGCGCATCGTGGCGTCGATCCTGGAGATAGACAAACGAGGCCAATGGGCTACAAGGACTGGAAAGTCCTTGGCGCAAGAAAGGAGGACGGACGATGGCTGACGTGTCGCTTCTAAAGGTGGCGGTGGCCCTGGGCCTGGGCATCGTGCTGGCTGGCGTGCTTGGCTTCGTGCTGGCCCGGATGGCCGAAACCCGCGGCGGCAAGGGACTTTTCCGGGCCGCGTTTCTGCTGGTGCTTTGTGTCTACGCCCTGGGCTTTGCGGCCCGCTTTACCCTGATTGAGCTTTTGCCCTAGGGCTGCGCCGGGTCACTGCCAGGTGATGTTCAGCGTCCGTTTTCCCCACTGTCTGGCCCCGCATTGGTCGTCGCCATAAAAGATGTCGATGGTCTTGTCGTGGCGGCCGTGCATGACGTCGAGCACCTTGTACTGGCCGGGCAGTCCTTCGATGCTGATGGCGTCGCCCCGGTCCAGCCCCATTTCCAGCAGATCGGGTGAGACGGCCACGGCTTTGACGTTTCCAGTCAGGGCGTCGCCCCAGGCCCCGCGCGTGTTGCGCTTGGATTTGACCGAACAGCCGGTATAGGCCAGCGCTTTGACGCGAACGGATTTTTTGGGAGCAAGGGGACGGCTGCCGAACAGGTAGGAGGGATCGTCGAGACGACCGATGACGGCGTCTTCGGGTTTTTTCTTCGCCGAGGGGGTTGTGGCCGAGGCGTCGGCCAACGGATTCGGGCTCTTGGTCCCGGCGCAACCGGGCAGGGTCATTGTCGTGACCAGCAGGGTCAACGCCGTGAGCAGAATATGGACATGTCGCATCGTCGCTCCATGGCTTCGGGACGACCGCCCCAAAACACCGGCATCTGGCATGGATGCGGGGGAGGCGGCGGGGCATGGCGGCCGGGTAAAGCTCCGGCCGTGTTGGGTCGTCCGCGTTGTGGAGTGGCTCGCGTAGAGACGAGAGCTGCTGCCCCGGTCGCCGACATCCGGCTGCGGGGCGACGCATCGGTGGCGTCGGTACAGGGCTGGCAAAGCAGCGCTGCAAAGCGGCGACTGCGACCTGTAGCCTACCTATGGCGATTTGGCGGGAGGCTGTCAAGCCGGGGCCGGTTGTCTGGCCGGCCCCGGAAAGTGGTGTGAGCAAAGGCAGTTGCCGACGGCATGCTCCGGCGCGTTGCGAGGAAACCTCGTGATGCCGGTGTGTTGCGGGCGACGGAGAAACGTATTTTTTTCTTGACCGACCTTAACTGGCCTTGGGGTCGGACTCGCCGGGCGTCTTGTCCTCTGCCTTGGCCGCCGGTTCGGCGTCGGGCGCTTCGGGTTCCCCCGGGGTATCGGGCGATTTGGGCGGCTCGGGCGGATTCTT
This DNA window, taken from Desulfovibrio sp. TomC, encodes the following:
- a CDS encoding 3D domain-containing protein, which codes for MRHVHILLTALTLLVTTMTLPGCAGTKSPNPLADASATTPSAKKKPEDAVIGRLDDPSYLFGSRPLAPKKSVRVKALAYTGCSVKSKRNTRGAWGDALTGNVKAVAVSPDLLEMGLDRGDAISIEGLPGQYKVLDVMHGRHDKTIDIFYGDDQCGARQWGKRTLNITWQ